Proteins encoded by one window of Rutidosis leptorrhynchoides isolate AG116_Rl617_1_P2 chromosome 7, CSIRO_AGI_Rlap_v1, whole genome shotgun sequence:
- the LOC139859643 gene encoding protein FAR1-RELATED SEQUENCE 2-like translates to MEPERKYDISDEDINEIQNDDDYNSPKATATRKNETPGGSLYYAPIVDKLFLPVIGHNYGTLDQCEEMYRLYTYHACFDIRKAGQKTAKSGLVKQKYYLCNKAGTPKEVYFNTLQETKKPIRKSNMECTGCRAKVRFDRVYGTDTFVLADFEEQHNHELLSIEYRHLSKKERQMRNWKRDLNVFINATDSQMLVNKMEERKKYVPGFSFEYKLEKSQLHSIFWADEVAKCNYKEFSDVISFDATYRTNRYNLKFVPFTGIDNHRRCVTVAAAMIRDETAENYKWLLNCFMKTFGKEPNMIVTDQDKSMAIAIKEVFKTAKHRLCMWHIMRKVSSKIQEANPNIEDKQEKDFKKRFDKIVWNMYIEPTVFKKKMGKVGGRFFIEE, encoded by the exons ATGGAACCAGAGAGGAAATACGATATCAGTGATGAAGACATCAACGAAATCCAGAATGATGATG ATTATAATTCACCAAAAGCAACTGCAACACGTAAAAACGAAACACCAGGTGGATCATTGTATTATGCACCAATTGTTGACAAACTTTTCTTACCGGTCATTGGTCATAATTATggaacacttgatcaatgtgaagaGATGTATAGGTTATATACATATCATGCATGTTTTGACATAAGAAAGGCTGGACAAAAAACTGCAAAATCTGGATTAGTGAAACAAAAATATTACTTATGCAACAAGGCTGGCACACCAAAGGAAGTCTACTTTAACACATTACAAGAAACTAAAAAGCCAATTCGGAAAAGCAACATGGAATGCACAGGATGTAGGGCTAAAGTTAGATTCGACCGGGTGTATGGAACAGATACTTTCGTTCTTGCTGACTTTGAAGAACAACATAATCATGAGTTGCTATCGATAGAATACAGACATTTAAGTAAAAAGGAAAGACAAATGAG AAACTGGAAACGAGATTTGAATGTGTTTATCAATGCAACTGATTCTCAAATGCTCGTTAACAAAATGGAAGAAAGGAAAAAATATGTTCCTGGTTTTTCATTTGAGTACAAGCTTGAAAAAAGTCAATTACATTCCATTTTCTGGGCGGATGAAGTTGCAAAGTGCAACTACAAGGAGTTTAGTGATGTTATCTCATTTGATGCAACATATAGAACTAACAG GTACAACCTCAAGTTTGTACCATTTACTGGAATAGATAACCACCGTAGGTGTGTCACTGTTGCTGCGGCAATGATCAGGGATGAAACAGCAGAGAATTACAAATGGCTACTTAATTGCTTCATGAAGACATTCGGGAAAGAGCCAAACATGATTGTGACAGATCAGGACAAATCAATGGCGATAGCCATAAAAGAGGTCTTTAAGACGGCAAAGCATAGACTATGCATGTGGCACATTATGAGGAAGGTGTCATCAAAG ATTCAAGAAGCAAATCCTAATATTGAAGACAAACAAGAAAAAGACTTCAAGAAAAGATTTGATAAAATTGTGTGGAATATGTACATAGAACCaactgtttttaaaaaaaaaatgggaaAAGTTGGTGGACGATTTTTCATTGAAGAATGA